ATTCCCATCGATTTTCTGCTGTATTGATTGTTATCTGTCTTCAATCCATTCTTTCGACTTTTCTATTGGTAGAGCAGTAAGCGATTCTTCTTTAAGAAAGACCGCTTAGCTTCTGTACCCAAAACTTCAAACAATCTGGATGCCTTCTATGGATGAAATGTTGAATCGCCTGTCCCGGCGCAAGTTTGTTATGGCTGCGGGTGCTGCGGCGCTGGGATCGATCGCTCTCAAAGGATGCAGTTCTGCCGCGACGAACCAACCCACGCAAACCAGTGCGCCAATTTCTGCCGATGACGAAACAGCACTTTATGAGGCGGCTAAAAAAGAAGGGAAGCTCGTTCTCTATACCGTCTTTTTTACGCAGGATATTGTCAACGAAATTGGGGCGGCGTTCACCCAGAAATATCCTGGCATTACCTTTGAAGGAACGCGGAATACGGCTTCGACGCTCTTCCAAAAAGTTCAGCAGGAAATGCAGGCGGGGCTAAAAGTTACCGACTTCTTTGGCACCACTGATATTAGCCAAATGATGCAGCTGAAGGAACAGGGAAATCTGTTGCAGTACGCTCCTGCGGGTAAGGACAATGTGCTGGCGCAGTACCGCGATCTTGACCCGGACAATTTCTATCAAGCGGGGGCGCTGATTCCGATCGTCATTGCCTACAACACGCAAAAACTCCAGGCGGCAAACGCGCCCAAAAGCTGGCAGGAATTGATTCAGGATAAGTACAAAGACCAGATTGCCACAGGCAGCGGAGCCGCGAGCGGACAGGTCGGAACCTGGGCACTGGCAATGGATCAGAAATATGGCTGGGACAATTACATTACCAAGCTGAATCAGCTCAATCCGAAACTGGGACGATCGATTAATGACGTGATGCCCGTCCTGACTTCTGGAGAGCGATCGCTGGGGATTGCCACTTTGGGACAAACGCTGTCTCGCAAGGCGAAGGGTGATCCGATCGATGCGATCTATCCTTCGGACGGGGCAGTAATTGTGGTCGGTCCGAACGGCATTTTGAAGAACGCACCCCATCCCAATGCCGCCAAGCTGTTTATGAACTTTGTGAACAGCAAAGAGTATTCGGAGCTGGTTGCAAAATACTACGAGCAGCCGCTTCGCAGCGATGTCACGA
This is a stretch of genomic DNA from Leptolyngbya ohadii IS1. It encodes these proteins:
- a CDS encoding ABC transporter substrate-binding protein, yielding MDEMLNRLSRRKFVMAAGAAALGSIALKGCSSAATNQPTQTSAPISADDETALYEAAKKEGKLVLYTVFFTQDIVNEIGAAFTQKYPGITFEGTRNTASTLFQKVQQEMQAGLKVTDFFGTTDISQMMQLKEQGNLLQYAPAGKDNVLAQYRDLDPDNFYQAGALIPIVIAYNTQKLQAANAPKSWQELIQDKYKDQIATGSGAASGQVGTWALAMDQKYGWDNYITKLNQLNPKLGRSINDVMPVLTSGERSLGIATLGQTLSRKAKGDPIDAIYPSDGAVIVVGPNGILKNAPHPNAAKLFMNFVNSKEYSELVAKYYEQPLRSDVTINGAQTVAQMNAVTLKPDEIHKGIPDVIRKWRTEFGA